The Hyphomicrobium sp. 99 genome contains the following window.
CACCGGGCCAAATAGTGCCGACCTCATATGGGTTCCCGCGCACGATCGGCGCCGGGGCCCGAATGTCATCTCGACGCTGACGGCGCCGCATCGATTCTCACCGGCCCGCTTGCGTGCACTCAACACCAACGCGCCGCCGAAAATCGCCGCTTTGCCGCGGCCGCGCATCGCGTGCCTGATCGGCGGCCCCAACGGCGACTATCGATACTCGCCCGCCGACGAGACGCGCCTGGTGGAGACGTTGGGCCGCTTGGCGGACAGCGGAGCCGGGCTGATGATCACCACGTCGCGGCGCACGCCTGAGCGGCTCGCGGCACGCATAAGGGGTTCGGTTGCTGCCTCGCGTGCTTTCTTCTGGGAAGGAGAAGGACAAAATCCCTATCCCGACTTTGTCGCCCATGCCGACATGTTCGTCATCACCGCCGACAGCGTCAGCATGACCTGCGAGGCAGCCGCGACAGGGCGCCCGATCTTCATCTTCACGCCGAGCGGCGGAAGCGCGAAGTTCAATCGTTTCCACTCCGGGCTCGCGTCCTATGGCGCGACGCGGCCGTTGCCCCCGCCGGGCGAAGCGCTGCCCTCGTGGACTTACGAGCCCTTGCACTCGGCGGAGTTTATCGCCGCTGAAATAACGAAGCGCTGGCGCCGGCGAGCCGAACTGCTGCCGGGGTTGGTCAAAGCGAAGATGTAAGGGCGGGAAGGCGAGAGGCGGAGAGGTGATGACGAAAGTCTTCTCGTCGAAAGATGTCGTCTCCGGCTCAGCCGATCTTTGCGCCGGTGGAACGCTCGCCCAATCGTTCGACGTCATTCATCCCTCTCAACAGCGCAGACTGCAGCTCTGGGCCGAACTCGGCGTGCTATTCGTCGGAATGCCGCTGCTGATGCGGATTGCCGTCTTCGATTACCGCGTTCCCCTATTTTATGCGCTGCCACCCGTGTTCATGGGCTTCATTGCCTTCCTGTATTTTGATCGCACCTTCAGCCTGAAGAAGGAATTGAGCCGTGCGGTCTCCGGGTCCACGGCGCTCTCGATCCTCGGGACCTTCATCATCGGCAGCGCGCTCGTCGGCTCGCTCGTCGCGGTGTTGATGCCTGACCGATTATTCGCCCTCGCCGCAGAGCGCCCAGGTCTCTGGCTGAAGATCATGTCGCTCTATCCGTTTACGTCCGTGCTGCCCCAGGAGTTCGCTTACAGGGTTTTCTTTTTTCACCGTTACGGAGCGTTGTTCCAGTCACGCTGGACCTTGATTTTCGCCAACGCATTGGCATTTGGATTTGCCCACATCCTCTTCCGCAACTGGCTCGCGGTCGGCGGAACGTTCGTTGTCGGATTGCTGCTGGCTTGGCGCTACGAGCGCACCCGGTCGTTCTGGTCGGTCTACATGGAACACGTCCTCTGGGGATGGCTCGTATTCACCATCGGGCTCGGCGTATTTTTCTTCACCGGGGTCAAAAATCCCGCGTGGTGAA
Protein-coding sequences here:
- a CDS encoding mitochondrial fission ELM1 family protein — protein: MTRTHPYATLFQGQTAWIFSDGKAGHEAQALGVVEALGLSPEIRRIDLTGIYKFMAPWGPLPAAEAVNGGRLRIAPPWPTFAFATGRTTIPYIRALRRRAGFETYTVILMDPRTGPNSADLIWVPAHDRRRGPNVISTLTAPHRFSPARLRALNTNAPPKIAALPRPRIACLIGGPNGDYRYSPADETRLVETLGRLADSGAGLMITTSRRTPERLAARIRGSVAASRAFFWEGEGQNPYPDFVAHADMFVITADSVSMTCEAAATGRPIFIFTPSGGSAKFNRFHSGLASYGATRPLPPPGEALPSWTYEPLHSAEFIAAEITKRWRRRAELLPGLVKAKM
- a CDS encoding CPBP family intramembrane glutamic endopeptidase; translated protein: MTKVFSSKDVVSGSADLCAGGTLAQSFDVIHPSQQRRLQLWAELGVLFVGMPLLMRIAVFDYRVPLFYALPPVFMGFIAFLYFDRTFSLKKELSRAVSGSTALSILGTFIIGSALVGSLVAVLMPDRLFALAAERPGLWLKIMSLYPFTSVLPQEFAYRVFFFHRYGALFQSRWTLIFANALAFGFAHILFRNWLAVGGTFVVGLLLAWRYERTRSFWSVYMEHVLWGWLVFTIGLGVFFFTGVKNPAW